In Salinigranum marinum, one DNA window encodes the following:
- a CDS encoding DUF7117 family protein: MKVRGRRECRNCEHRWSYYDTGAVECPACGSLRSVGVDERTRHTDTPVSLDLSPHRRAVDADGIGEAAADLKRELRGYRNRRGFIRGGELRPLDGTFLAATELLHVVDVLARADDEDVTDDEEFYLLDLLRGADAGERPTVETVPESMRAARGLAVAEAVDDYRREMLSWLDDNPDAEARQTLGTVSDLVRRTHALGGDVPLDTSETLVTATRDVSTYLREGDGSALARAADRLSRLL; this comes from the coding sequence ATGAAAGTCCGGGGACGCCGTGAATGTCGCAACTGCGAACACCGCTGGTCGTACTACGACACCGGCGCGGTCGAGTGTCCCGCCTGCGGGAGCCTCCGGAGCGTCGGCGTCGACGAGCGGACCCGTCACACCGACACCCCCGTCTCGCTCGACCTCTCCCCGCACCGGCGCGCCGTCGACGCGGACGGGATCGGGGAGGCCGCGGCCGATCTCAAGCGCGAACTCCGTGGCTATCGGAACAGACGCGGCTTCATCCGCGGCGGGGAGCTCCGCCCGCTCGACGGGACGTTCCTCGCGGCGACGGAGTTACTCCACGTCGTCGACGTGCTCGCCCGCGCCGACGACGAGGACGTCACCGACGACGAGGAGTTCTACCTGCTCGACCTCCTCCGCGGGGCGGACGCGGGCGAGCGTCCCACCGTGGAGACCGTCCCCGAGTCGATGCGGGCCGCCCGAGGGCTCGCTGTCGCCGAGGCGGTCGACGACTACCGGCGAGAGATGCTCTCGTGGCTCGACGACAACCCCGACGCCGAGGCCCGGCAAACGCTCGGAACCGTCTCCGACCTCGTCAGACGGACGCACGCTCTCGGTGGCGACGTCCCGCTCGACACCTCCGAGACGCTGGTGACGGCCACACGCGACGTGTCGACGTACCTGCGGGAGGGCGACGGGAGCGCGCTCGCGAGAGCAGCCGATCGACTCTCGCGGCTCCTGTGA
- a CDS encoding DUF7385 family protein, whose protein sequence is MFDEHAVRHRLKLVTDTGASVLYENRDGVACPVCGECFDEFYATDGAESFRPDRRVGFCVAHADERLLLFTHEPSRDD, encoded by the coding sequence ATGTTCGACGAACACGCGGTCCGGCACCGGCTCAAACTCGTCACCGACACCGGCGCGTCGGTGCTGTACGAGAACCGCGACGGCGTCGCGTGTCCCGTCTGCGGCGAGTGCTTCGACGAGTTCTACGCGACGGACGGAGCGGAGTCGTTCCGTCCGGATCGTCGGGTCGGCTTCTGCGTCGCACACGCCGACGAACGCCTCTTGCTGTTCACGCACGAGCCCTCGCGCGACGACTGA
- a CDS encoding DUF211 domain-containing protein, which translates to MASVRRLVLDVLKPGEVPTVSFAGEVSDLDGVDATATHLVETDREVQNIILVVEGPAIGYDAVVDRVEDLGGTLHSVDEVVCGEHVPRAHDDHRVDATWLR; encoded by the coding sequence ATGGCATCCGTCCGCCGCCTCGTGCTCGACGTTCTGAAGCCCGGAGAGGTCCCGACGGTCTCGTTCGCCGGGGAAGTGAGCGACCTCGACGGGGTCGACGCCACGGCCACCCATCTCGTCGAGACCGACCGCGAGGTGCAGAACATCATCCTCGTCGTCGAGGGACCGGCGATCGGGTACGACGCGGTCGTCGACCGCGTCGAAGACCTGGGGGGGACGCTCCACTCGGTCGACGAGGTCGTCTGCGGCGAACACGTCCCGAGGGCCCACGACGACCACCGGGTCGACGCGACGTGGCTCCGGTGA